The following is a genomic window from Neurospora crassa OR74A linkage group III, whole genome shotgun sequence.
CTAGGCCGGTTAGCAAGTTGGAGGATCAGGTGTTTGCTTTCTAAGCGAGTCTTGAAGCAAGTCATGCATCGGATGCTTTGGCGTGTCTGCTTCCAACTAGAGGAGGACTCTAGGAGGAACATGATGGTGGGGAGTGTCAGTAATGAGATGGgttggaaaaggaaaaggttCGGTTACTACGCGTCATGAGAGGCCTGCCCCCTGAGAGCGCTGTCGCCGATACCGGAAGGATCTAAAAAGGGGCTTCGCGAAGCTGTTCAGTTCTATGCACATGACAGGTCGTGGAGCCAGCTTTTCctccctatatatatacctataatttGCTCGAATTTAGGTACCATCCTATCCATATGTGTATTGCATGACAATGGCGAGAGTCAAGGCGGTCTTAAGTTTGTCGCCGACTTGCCCGGGCAAAGTGTATGGCATCAAGAGTCGATCAAATGCACAAATAATCGCCGTTCTGTCAATGGCGGAAACCTCAGTCAATGGCTATCAATTACCAAGCATCCATTGGGTTTTCAGCCTTAGCTATTACCAGCTCACAAACTTTATCATGAAGTCACATATTGCGTATATAAAGTCTGAGATGTATTGGGGTACCGAGCTGCCAACTCTTCCAAACCCGTTTCTAACCGAGTGAGCAGCGATTTGTTTACTTTACAACCTTTCCCCCCTGAATGAGTCCACAGCTTCCCCCCCCTTGAGCCTCAACGCCAAGAAACGCCTATGCAAGGACAATCTACACCACGTCGTATGCTATTGCCGTAAAAGGGGTGCGCAAAATCAGAGCACATTATCCCAACCACCCGTACCAGTCGTGGTGCCAGTGCCAGAATTCCCCGCGTCGTCGGTAAGAAGCATCCACGCATCACCATCGTCATCTCCTCCATGCCCCCCAACTGTAGCAGTCTCATGATTGCAATCGCCATTGGCATTACCATTAATGCCATCAATATTCCCAAGTAGAGGGCATTTGCCAGTACAGGTATTGATGTTGTTCCCAAGGTCGTCGTAGTTGCAGTTGTTGctattgctgttgctgttgatgttgctaTTGCTCAAAAATGAGGGATTGACCACTACGTCTGTCAAGCCTAAATCGATCTGACCTATCCCTCGCATCCCTCCCACTTCTCCCTTTTCGGTGATGTTGGAGAAAAGGTCCATGTTGGTCATGTCCTCTAGCGGGGTATGTTGGTTAGGGTCGAAAACAGGGATGCATGAAGGTTCAGTACCGGTACTGTTATCGGCAAACATCGCAGTGGATGAATCGTTCACACTTCTGTGAGGAAGCCGGATTACCGGCGGGGAAGTGTCGCTGTTGGATTTCATTAAATAGGGAGGTCCCACACCAGTCGCGGGTCCCGGGCCCCAGCCGTCGTTGAACTCGTCACTGCTTTCGGTGGTGAAATCTGGTGGTACTGCTGCTGTAGGCTGACGATGTCGATACTGAGAGGGGAGCGCGGAGCTACCGAACTTGAACAAGTCGGAAAGGTCGATGCGTTCGAGAAAGGGCTGCTGTTCCTGATGGATTCGTCTCCGTTTGGCTTCCGGTGCGAGACCAGGACCGCTACTTCCGCCGCTAGTTCCTGTAGTGTCACCATTTTGGCCTTGCCTACCCGGACACTGAATACCACCACTACAGGCACCAAGCTCACActccggtggtggtgcgaCTCCCGCCGCAGCCCCCCCGTTTTCGTTCAGACTGCCACCACAGGCTTGCGCCGCCGTCACTGCTATcccacatccaccaccaccaccaccactccaacTTGCTTCTTCGGGTATGATCCTACCTCCACCCCCCATAGACATCATTCTCGGGACCACCGGCCTCCCATCGTTTTTCGTATACTTTGACACAGCCGTTCTCCCCAGCAGGGGAATCCCGTTGCTACAATCTCCATACCGCTTGATGTTGGGTAGATTAAAGAACGCACTGACATCGTTTTGCTCAAtatcgaggaggagctggttgAGGTAGGCACGTGTGATGATGTGTTGCCGACCGATGGACTCCATACAATTGACGATGAATTCGAGCTCAGGAGCCACCCAGGGCGGGAGCGGAACTGGCGAGGGGGATGTGAAAGTTTCTCTTGCGAGATCGATATAGACTGTGGAAGCGCAGTACATGGAGAGGGCTACCAGGGGGGTTTTCTGTAATAGAGTGAAGTGTCATTGTTAGTAAACGGACTGCCAGTGGTGGCATGGAGAAGTACGTCAAAGAACACTTCTTACGTAAGGGCTCATGGTCTCTCTAGCCAACCTCATAATATTCACGATTTCTCTCGCAGCATTCAGTCTCCTCACTCTACTCCTTTCACCTAGCCGCTTGTCGAGCGCATACTTCTTTACCGCGTCGCAAGCAGCGCTATGCAGGCAGAGTACGGACGCGTGTAAACTCAAATTAACCTGCAGCGCCACCGTTTCCGTGATGTTGGTGGGCAGTCGAAACTTGTCGGGTAAGAACATGAAGGCATCATCCAAATTGTTATCGATCTCGCGATGGCGTTTCCAGTAAGGACCGTCTTGAAGGTCGTCGGGCCGGTCCGATACCTTTGATCGGTGGACATGGTTGAGTAGTTCGTTAAACAGATAACCTATGACGGCCATGCTAGCGAAGGAGGAATAGGAGGAACCACCAAAAGCTTCTTGGAGCGTGGGCGAGACTTCGTAAGAGCCTGTATTAAAGGCATCTTCGGAGGCAGGAAGACGGGTTGTGGTCTGCTAAGGCATTAGTTCTGAAACCTCGACCGATCCCGTCAAATGGATATTCTTACGTCTTTTACATCAATCATGATGGGCCACCTAGTGTTCATGGTGATATGGACGTTAGCGCAGTAGGCACCCCAGAATGTTCTTCGACGTTCTTCTAGTTCAACCCAGCTCTTGGGAGGAGGCAAAGCGGGCACATCAGAGTCTTCTGCATCTTCTGAGGGGTCATCGAGTCGGTGAAGACCCAACATGTGCACAAGTCTGGCACATCTTGCGGCAGTCATTGCGGCCCTGGTAAACAGCATACTGCGGGCCTCATTAATGGCGGTTAAAACCAAAGCTTGGGCATGATGAAGCGTTAAAAAATGCTCGCCCAGTCCCTGGACATTTCATACTCAGTTTGGGAAACATCCGGCTAGAACCCCAGAGATTTGACTGACCTTTAGCTCATCAGCCTCCAAGTACTGACGAGTACGATGATAGAAGACATCATAATAACGGTCGTACATGGGATGTCCCTTTGCCGCATTTGCCCAGATTGCGTATTGTAAACACATGGGCGGACGCATGTGAGTGGGTGAGTAGAATGCTCGCATGTAGTTTCCCGGGTGAACAATGGGCACGATCTTTGGCTTCCGAAAATGGAAGAACAATCGATGTCTTCACATCCCGTTACTTTAGCATAATCTTTCAGATGGGATGATTTAGGGAGAAACTCACAGATCCTCGATCATGTCGATAGGTGGTAGCCCCTCGAATCGTCCCAGCTCAATGAGATCGTCACTGAAGCCTCCAATTCCAGTCCCTCCTACTCGTGGTGCATCAAAAGGTTGAGGTGAGTGTGGTCGCTTTGACGAAGTTGCTCTGTCAGGTGCCGGGGCAGCCTCCACATGGCTAACGTTTTTAGACGCTGATTCATGAGATGCAAAGCCAAACGAGTAGCTGGCTCGCTCAGAGCCCGACACTATTTCCTCCGATAGTTCATCCAAGCTAGTGGTAGCACTCATCTTATCGAGGGCAGCAGTAGCGCTCGCATCATCACTTGCACCCTGGTTATCAGGGCCCAAGGACTGCTTGGTGACACTTCGAATGAGGCCTTCCACTTGAGCTATCGTTGACAATGTTAGCTGATTTAGCCTGTGTGTCGGACAAACGGAAATGACTTGCCCAATCTCTCTTCGAGTTCCTTCACATTTCGCCGCTTGAAGTTCGGTTTCCTCCTTGATTCAGGATACACACACTCTCCCCCTGCCGTCCCACATCGTGTACATATTGGCTTTATGCGGTCACCTACACCAAACAGTCAAATAAAGTTAGACGTTGAAAGTAGTCAGTGTGAGGGGGTTTCATAGGCGAGATGCGTCTAAGCTGCTGAACCGCATACTCACATTTCAGCTTTCGGCTCCGACATGTCATACATGCCAATGGTTCCAGATCTTGGTCTGATGAACCAGCAACTGGAGAGGTTTGTGCTGATTGTTGGACCCCTGATCCAACCCCCAACGTCCCTTCGGCTGTCGTCGTGGTATCCGTGTTGCCGTTGGCCATCTGATATTCGATAACCCCGTTATCCGTCCACTGCCCAAATCAGTCAAGCGTGCTTAGCTAATTCTCAGGGGTTGGAAAGACAATTCATCTATCGTAAACTCGCGGGTTTGATGCAAACAAGACGCCGAGAACAAACACCGGGCAACCGGGGAAGATGAATGATCCCGAAGGCCGATTCAGATTGTTGCGACACGTTACAACCTGAAACTCCTCACCACAATGAAGCCGAGAGGGTTTGGTAAGGACAACAGCCTTCTGGTGGCTTCATCGCTACGGCTGACTTGACCCAGTTGGAGCCTGTGGAGGAATGACAGGGATTTCGGACTTCTTACGGGCAGCACTTGCCCCGATGACCGAAAGCGACCTAACAGCTTGGAGCAAGATCTGTTAATGCACTAACATTGACTTCTTCACACAATGCAGGACAGATGGGTTTCTGATGAGCAAGTAACAGAAAAGCAATCCCAACAGCGACCATAACAAGATTCAGAGTTCGACGGAACTACAAAGGTATTTGGGAACTTTTCGTTCGTTTCATATTGAATGTACTTAACCTCAGAAAGGCTAGATTGAGCATTGCTCCATCCACTAACTTCGAACTCGCCGATTTTACACGATAAGATCGTGAGCAAATGAAGTCATCTACTTCCCTTGTCAGCTGCTCATCCAAGCCTCATTAGGACATCTGTATCTTCTCAGAAGAGAGATGAACagtgaaggaaaagagaaataAGGAAAGGGTTTGCAGATGCTGATGAAAGAAAATGGGAAGGAAATGATGAGAATAAAAGGAATCGAAGGGGCAATAGGACAATGACCAAGTGGGTTGAGGTGTGATACCCATTCGCCAATTCTGGTTGCCTCAGTAGAGTTGATCGATCCATGAAGGACTGCAGCAGGTATGTTCAAACACGACAGAATCCAACCAATGGCTAACTTGTCCTTCAACTTTTGGCGAGCGATATGCGGCTTCGAAACGGACTTTTTTCTTGAATCCGAATTTGGTTTCGAGGAGGTTATTCAACCACGCGATATCATCGGTTTGGTTTTCTTGACTCTCCATATTGTTGAATCCATTGTTGATGTCGAATCTGGTGTTGACAAGGTACTGCATGTAGATCTTGAACGTATAGCGGTCATGTTGGCAGGGAGCCGCGTAAGCAGGGTTGCGTGAAGGATCCCAGAAGTCGCACATCTCCTTTGATTTCGCGTTGAGTGAAACTGAGGCGAGAAGCCGATCCAGGAGTGCAGATCCGATCTTCTTGCGTCTCCAAGAAGTATGAACATACACATGGGCCTCAGCAGTGGCCCTACTGGTGCCCGTTTTACTGCCAGCCAAACCGGGCTTCCAAACTGAGAGGTACGCAAACCCAAGAACCAAGCCTTCTTGGAGATTCGAAGGGAGGACCTTCTGTTGTGGTTGATTTGACTCGAACCTAATGCCGTCTTTCAACGTGTCTACCCTAGCCGAGCCGCTGACGGCAACGATGAAGGGAAATTCGTGCCCATGGGTGTCCGTAAGGATTTTCTCAAAGTCCGCCGGTCCCAAAGGTGCAGAATCTAATTTCTGAACATCTTCGCTGTTGTAGAGGGATGCCACTGCCTCCATGTCGGAAGGTGTAGCAGGGCGCAAATGCATTGGTATCTGGGGCACAAATAAGTCCGCAATATTGACGTTGATTTGAACATTTGGTGGCTGGCGGCTCGATGGTGGAACCTCTCCTCGATAGTATTTCCCACCTCTCTTGGTCGCGAGCTTGCGCTTGCGCAGCAACTCCGATGACCAGTTCTTCTGACGCCATCGAAGTTCCGGGTCCTCTGCTTCGCTGACTCGAGTCTCAGGGTATGCGACAGGTGCGAGAAAGCATCCCGTTTCTGGATTGATATCACAATTGAAGTGATTGCGCTTAGATTTTAAAGATGCCTTTGCATCGGCAGTCACGTTTCGAATCCATGATTCTACCAGGTTTTGGTTGTAGTCTTCAGTTTGGAGGCCTAGATCGTAGTTTTGGCAATCATAAAAGTGACCGAACTGTATGGTGGGGTTGCCCAACTCGTTATTGAACCGGTACATGGGGACTTCAACGCCGATTTCGTTGCGAATATCCTGGGACATCTTCTGATTGACTTCCATGATTTGTTCAGGACCATCGCTGAAATCAAAGTCAGAGAGCGGCAGAGGGCTCCGTTGCGAGCCTGACCAGTCAAGCCGGCGAACAGGGAGTTCATGCTCCATGTAATCAACAGGCACCGGCGGGGGTCGGTGCTCTTGCGGTCCTCTTGACTTCCAACTGGTCTGAGGAACGTGCCATTTCTTCTCTGGTGTCCGATGTTTCTTTTCTGCTGCCCAGGGTTTCCTCTCCGTTGCCCATGGATTTTTCTGTGCTTGCCAGGGTTTCGTCTCTGCTGCCCAGGGGTTTGCAGACGCGTGAGCCTGATGAACGACGGCCTGGTCGCCCTTCAGAGTGTGTGGACAGGCACCCGAGTTCTGGTTACCAGCGCCAACTGGCTGATCGACTTTCGTGGCTTGTGGGCCCCATCCTGTCGGGGAAGTACTTTCCCATGCAGAGTTTTTGGGGTTGCCAGCTTGAGGAGTTGGGTTCAACGCAGCTCTGCTGGGTCCATCTTGGTTCGAAGTAGTATTGAGCTGCGCCtttggttgctgctgctggcttgGTCCTGGAGTGGCGGAAATCCTTGCCTTGCTGAGGTCAACAACTTTGCCGTTTGGGTCTTTGATGACAATGCGTCGACCTTGAGGAAGGTGCCCAAGGTGAGGAGAAACTTCTGGGCCTGGCTTGAGCTTTGGATTGAGATTTGGGGGGATGATAGCAAAGGGGCGTTCTTCTGTGCTTGGGGCAACTAAGGCAACCTGTTCTCCAGAATCGACCGTTTGCATGGCGGGAACCTCGGGTTTGGCTTGCTTTTCGCTAGTCATTTTCAATCCCCTGAATAAAGGGTAAAACATGGTTAGCATTTGATAAGCAAGCGTAGCACTGCACATACTCACTCTGTTAGGTGTCGGGAGGTTGATGGTCGCTGTCTTGATGCTCCATTCAGGCCGTGAAAGCTGCTTGCTTTGGCGATCGAACAAACCAGAATTGTAATTGATTGTTATACACCTTGGTACGGGGCAGGAGAAGTAGCAGGTAGGCGCCTGTTTGACACAGGATACCGTCGTGAGCTGGGGAAATgcctttgatgatgatgagtaGGTGTTGTCGGATCGACGTCGAGTCCAATCCTCGGTATTCCTGCCGTAGGTCAAACTACTTCGACAGTTTACCAGCTCGTGTAGGGGCCTTTGACGGGCACTGGTTGGTGACGTGAACTTATGGTCGCAAATCCTTGATGCGAGGCCAGTAAAGTTGGAGTGGAAGTGCTCAGCTGCAAGAGGCAAGAAGTTCGGTAGTTCGctagaagtggaagcaagACGGAGGAAGTTGTGAGAGGGACGGTGTtgcgagagagagaaaggaggagCCAGCGGTTGCAAGATTGCCATTTTAGAGCGGGGTTGAGCGTTGTAGGTGCGGTGGTGAATGGAAGGAGGTAAAACCTAAAGATGGGACGGCAGGTGCACCTCAAACAAAGTTGTTAGCAGCTGATTTTAGGCCTGGCAGATGGACCGTACCTTCCTTGTACTTGTGGTGAAGTGAAGTTTCCAGTGTTGGAAGGTTGGCGGAAGCTGGAAGGCGCCAACCTGAAAGATCCAGATTCAGTGACAATTGAGAATCCAATCACGGCGTCAATCACAAGCCCATGTTGTGGTGAATGTTCGAGAGTAGAAGAGAAGTGAAAGTGTGCATGCGGCCTCCACGATAAATCAACCCGTCTCTCATCCAACCTTTGAACTCTCCAAACCAACACAGCTCCCGTCAATGGAATTGAGCGGAGTTCAGATGACAACTTGTACGTCAATGAACATATCTGCGAACCTCAGGCAGTCCCAGGTCTCATAAGGTCAGTCAAGTGTATCGCCCTTGGATCTGTGTCTCTGTTTAGGTCGCATGCATGCTTTAGGTCTGTTGATGAAACTGGGAGGCTTGACTCGAGGTCATCAGCAATATTTTCCAATCTTGCCGGTCAGCTGAATTGTATGTGCTTCATGAATTGCAATTATACCAGGCGGATTGAATGTCTGCTTGTCATGATACATTTGATTCCGGGTTGTGGCCCCAATGTCCGAGGCCAACATGATGATTTCCAGAGAATGAGATGTTCACTCTCAAAGCACGCCCAATGTTTGATAACTTTGAGATATGATGGAATGAGTTATGCGTCGATACTTGTCTCTTGTTTCCACTTGCGACGTCCGTTGCGCGCGTCGAATCAGAGTGTCTATAGGATGGCTGAAGAGTTGACGTTGAAGGGTATCACGTGGGATCAGAAATCAAGTATCCGCGTACATGAAACGCTCGTATCTGATTGGGTCAAACATGCGTGGTGGTAAAGGTGGGGACGGGAATGCATGCAACAGCAGGGCAGCCGATGTTCATGTCCATCACCTGGAATATTCAACGGCGAGGCAGCTAGTACAGCCAGATTCGTAGAATTGGCAATAGCTAAGAAAGTTGGTTTCTTTCAGCAGTTCCGATCTTTAGACATCACTATACACGGATAGGCCGTGTAGAAAATTCACCGACTGCTTGGTTTTCGCATTTCGTTACCCCCGCCAACAAGATGCTGTCAATCCTAAGAAAAGCGAAGCTCAAGGACAAAGAGCTTCGCATCCTCATGCTGTAAGCAATCACATGCCTGCTTCCAGTCCGATTGCACTATGCGCAATTTGCTGACAGGTACCAACGCAGAGGTCTTGACAATGCAGGCAAGACGACGATTGTCAAGAAAATCATGAATGAAGATGTGAACACGGTCAGCCCAACACTCGGGTTCATCATCAAAACCATAGACTATGAGGGTTACAAGCTAAACATTTGTAAGTGGTAAATTCCTGTTACATGGGCACAGGTTTGGAAAAACTCATTGTGACCTATTCTAATCACAACAATCCGTATAGGGGATGTTGGCGGCCAAAAAACGCTGCGGTCGTACTGGAGGAATTACTTTGAAAAGACAGATGCGTTGATCTGGGTCGTTGATGCCACGGACAGGCTGCGCATCCAGGACTGCAAAGATGAACTCCACGGTCTGCTCCAGGAAGAGGTAAGTAATCCCCGCTCAAATATGATTTGTACTCCAGTCTGCCAATTTCGTCCATGTAATTGACCCAAATTTACACATCCAGCGACTGTCGGGAGCAAGCTTGCTTGTGTTTGCCAACAAGACCGATGTAAGGGGGTGCATGTCTGAGGACGAGCTGCGGGAAGTGAGTACCTATACTTGATGATCTTTTCTATGAATCTTCACATTGCGAAAGTAGTAATGCTGATGTGTTTCTCCCCAGGCTTTGCGACTCGATGAAATCAGGACGCATAAGTGGAATATTCTGCGGTGTAGTGCCATGACAGGCGAAAATCTCAAGGAGGGCTTGGCGTGGGTGGTTGAAGATGCAAAGGCTCGTCTTTTCCTGTACTAGGACAAAGAGCTGGTTAGTGGTTGGGATTGGTGGTCGGCAAGGCACGGGCCGTATCCGAGATGAGATGTGAGACGATGTTTGGTTTGTCTATTTTGCCGTGAGGATACGAGGCGATACATGAACAAGTCGGTTGGGAGATCTGTCGAGCAGCGGTCAGCCTTCAGGGGAAGCGAGCCTCCCTTTTGATCCCCTTGAGGTTCCGCGTCTTCCAGAAGGACGGGTCAAAGGTGGAGTACACAAACAAGAAGCGGTGATGGGTAGACATAAAACCGGACAAGTTGGTACCTGTCGATGAAAAGACCATAATGGACATTTTGATGTTGGATTTCCGACGCATGATCTGACTTTCCCAGTTTGAAACGGAGTTAGAGTCCGCAACGACTGATGGAAGCCTCGAAAATAGGATCTCTTCCAAGAACGTGATTGATGCGTGGAGGGCAGTTAGGCCGATATCGCCTTGCTTATAGTATAGATGAGACATGGGTTAACAAGGACGAGGGCATTCTGGGCTGACTTCGTTTCTTGGACTCGAAAATCAAGGTTCCATCTTGGGCTGAGCTTTGGGTCACGGCATGGCAGCCCGGCACGCGCAGCCCTGTCGCCGGCTGTTGCGTTGCTCCGTCGCTCTCTGTACCTGACGGTGCTCTGTTCGTTGTTGCAGCTTCAGTTACTTCCCGTCAGATGGCGCTCTCGGGGCATCGATTGGGCACCAGCTGCACAAATGGCATAGGATCCACCCTGTGGATTCATTGGAGGCTCGTGGAAAGGTGTGCCCCGCTCCCGCCCGCTGTGCATCCCGACACTTTCGTGCCTTGCGTGCCCGGGCATCCTTGGAGACGGAACACCTCAGTTCCCAAGAAGCAGCACATTGTACCGTAGCCGCCCAGGATTTCAGCTCCGCCTCCAGGGTAGACGGTCAACCCGACTGATTGATTCTTTCGTCCATTGTACATGTGTATTTCATGTTGACATCAAGCAATCTGAACTGACGGCCGTCATTTCTGACAGCGTGCCCGGGACATCCCTCCATCCCTTTTTCCCTCCACACCTTTCTCTcggcccctcctccccccccctttcGTATCCTTCCGCTTCCCTTCGGCTCCCTTCCGACGGCACCCCCTTTCGTTCCTTCGTTCGTCCGTACCACTCGGCTCCCGCCCACAATAGACAGCGACAGATAGCGACAGACAGCAAGCGACAGCACAAGCACGCCACTGTCAGGCATCGTCGCCCAGTCGTCTCAGTTCGGTTCCGCTCCTTCTCCATCTGCATACCTACGCATCGACTTGGatgtgttggtgttgctgggaGTGGTCTGTTCTTTAAATAACGTTTATAATCTAATACTTGGGCCTTGTACCCCGGAGGTTACCAGCCAACATGTCTGACGAGGTTTCCGACTTTTTGCGCTCTGTCGAGCTGTTGAAAGGAAGAcgtgaggaagaagacgaggcaCGCTCGCGCGAGCTAGAACAAAAGATATTGGCGGAAAAGGCTGAGCGACAAGCAAGACGACTAGGTGTGTTTTCAATCTACTCTCTTATTACATTACTACAACTTCGTTgttgctctctctctccatgtCCTAAGTAGGCGGGGAATTGCGGATCAGGCCAGGAGCTTCACAAGTTATACATACACGTCCAaggggctgctgctgttgctgctcatCACAGGGGCTGGTCGTTGCCCAATGTTCGGTGCtgtcttgttgatgttgttgttgttgttgtcgataACAAGATAGTCCGAATACGGGGCCAACGGGTGACCACATATGAACGAAAATGCAAAGAGAATGCGAGGCTTGACTTGACTGAGGAGGTCTGACTTATTTTTCGTCCCATGTTCACAGAGCGCGCAAGGTCTATCTCCCCTCAGAAATCGTCTCCGGCaaacacccaccaccaccgcacaAGCATTGCTAGCATTGCCAGCACCATTCAACCCCCCGATGGCGTAGACCTGTCCGCGCCCGCACACGAAACTACTGGAAGCCCCCGAGCACACTCTGTCCAACTATCCGACCCCATGGAGCCCCTGTCGCTGGCTTCACCCACAAAGGAGAACGAgccgccgtcgtcgccgtcgtcgccaccgtcgtcgtcgacgccCTTTGACTCGTCCGAACCAAGCAAGCGATCAAGCCAGATCCTCACCTCCCCTTCGGCTGCCATGCCCTCGGCCCGTCCCCTCTCCTGGCAGAGACGCCCTACATCTCAAGCTTCTGAGCGACCCAAGAC
Proteins encoded in this region:
- a CDS encoding ADP-ribosylation factor family protein, giving the protein MLSILRKAKLKDKELRILMLGLDNAGKTTIVKKIMNEDVNTVSPTLGFIIKTIDYEGYKLNIWDVGGQKTLRSYWRNYFEKTDALIWVVDATDRLRIQDCKDELHGLLQEERLSGASLLVFANKTDVRGCMSEDELREALRLDEIRTHKWNILRCSAMTGENLKEGLAWVVEDAKARLFLY